A window of the Budorcas taxicolor isolate Tak-1 chromosome 8, Takin1.1, whole genome shotgun sequence genome harbors these coding sequences:
- the LOC128052829 gene encoding major allergen Equ c 1-like, giving the protein MKLLLLCLGLTLVGAQEGNSDVVRSNFDIPKITGEWFSILLASDNREKIEENGSMRFFVEHISLLENSSLFIKMHTKVNGVCTELPLTHDSTGEDGVYTVSYDGKNKFRILQMNYSHHIIFYLENFSDSFQLLELYAREPDTSPELKNEFVEICQKYGIVKENVIDLTKEDRCFQARGNGVA; this is encoded by the exons atgaagctgctgctgctgtgtctggGGCTGACCCTAGTCGGTGCCCAGGAGGGAAACTCTGATGTTGTGAGAAGCAACTTCGATATTCCAAAG ATTACAggggagtggttttccattctctTGGCCTCAGACAACAGGGAAAAGATAGAAGAAAATGGTAGCATGAGGTTTTTTGTGGAGCACATCAGTCTCTTGGAaaattcttctttgtttattaAAATGCATACAAA GGTAAACGGAGTGTGTACTGAGCTTCCTTTGACTCATGACAGCACAGGAGAGGATGGCGTATATACTGTTAGCT atgatggaaaaaataaatttcgcATACTTCAGATGAACTATAGTCAccatattattttttatctcGAGAATTTCAGCGACTCGTTCCAACTGCTAGAGCTCTACG CCCGAGAACCAGATACGAGTCCAGAACTCAAGAACGAGTTTGTGGAAATTTGCCAAAAGTATGGAATTGTTAAGGAAAACGTTATTGACCTGACCAAAGAGG ATCGCTGCTTCCAGGCGCGAGGGAATGGAGTGGCCTAG